TCACGTTGCAGAGCGGGAAGTTTATTATCAGAGAATATGGCAGATACATTCTGGTAAGCCTTAATATATCATTGTTTTTGTATAATGATACCTTAAATAGTACTTAGACTAGCATCTACTGATCTATGAGCAAAGTAATGAGTAAGCAAAGAATAAAGATTATCACGATCAATCGATAGCCGGCTCACTATAATTGAGCACAGTACGATTCGCCTCTTTAAAGGGAAGAGAACctccaggtttcctcacgtgtATCTGAtggtctgtgtgtctgtctgtgtcattCTAACTCTCAAACAGGTAAACCAATTtcgattaagttttttttgaaaagtgatTAAATATGTTTGTCAATTTCTTTATTAGGCAATAGGAAGTGACCGCAACATACCCGATTGGGTGCTAAAAAACCGAGCCAGCCTCCTAACGTCAATGATCAAAGTATACCACGGCGACCTGCAAGCCCTGGCCGACAGTATGGAGGACCAGAAGAGGCTGGCGGAGAAACTCTACCAGATCTTCGAGACCTACCTGCCAGTGCTGCAGTATGGCTGCCATATATTCCAGCGGGTGCCAATGCTGAGTCTTCCaaaggtaactgactgactaactgactctGAAGCATCCGAGGTTCTATATTTTTTTGGCGCGACTTGAGAGTAACTCCGATTTTGTTCGTATTAAGAATTTAAACGGTTGTTTTGAGGGCTTGCTtattgatttcaattttttttgttttggacttgagctttttttttaacccccgacccaaaaagaggggtgttataagtttgacgtgtgtatctgtgtgtctgtgtatctgtgtatctgtctgtggcatcgtagcgcctaaacgaatgaaccgattttaatttacttttttttgttttaaaggtggcttgatcgaaagtgttcttagctataatccaaaaaaattggttcagccgtttaaaagatatcagctattttctagttttcttgtagaaaagaaggttagataacccttaggttcataatattcaagtgtcaattgacaaatatcaagctgtcaagatggacgttgcctaattatttatttgaaaatgattcgtcgggggtgttgaaaatttttaatttacacttgtatttgtactagaaagttgtaacaatgaagagaaaaagaaagaaaaagtttacagtggcttttgaaaatcccgtgggataaaaagtagattatgTCACTCTCTGAGTATCTTACTAAAGGTTGTATTCATCCAAAAAATCAGTTCGATCTGTTTTggtccgttgcggcgtgattgaaggaaaaacaaATATATGTAGAATTCTAAAACCGACAACCTATCGTAACCTTTACAAATCCATACGTATAACTTTTTACGACGGCCTAATCCAATTATACGTATTTGTCAACCACGCgacttgtaggtaggtaactttaCTATAACAAGATTAACGAATTACTTTTTACCTCTAGGTTTCTACTAGATACACGTGTGGGAAGCTACGTGGGTGTCCCATAATGATTGGCCTAACTATGAATTAGTAatggaaacaaaataaaactgttaCTATAGTAACAGTGTTcagtagtataggtacatattgattttgttcatataaaatgtagcctataacACTCGGACCATAATAACTAATTGTCTGTCAATAAAAATCGGCTCactaatttaggcgctacggtggaacatacataaatacaaacatacgtacattatacctacagctaaaatcataacttttCCTCCCCTTTTCTTCCTTCCGTCTTTCCTTCTTTTGGATTTGCCGTAGGTAGtccggtaaaaaaaaaatagtataaatGGCCGGCAATTTATCGTTTTACTTTCCAATAgatcaacaaaaaaataagtttagttttattttggtaTGTTTCGTTGTCCTTTGAGAGATAACCAGTTTTAACGAACAGTGGCTTATTGATGAAAAATCATAATCCCAAAACTTTCCGAGTAGCCTGAATAGTTTCaagtgtttatttatatttagtatCTTATCATTATTGTTGATAATTAAAGACGTGATAATTTGTTACGACATGGTATTACGCTGATAACCTGCTATACATGAATCAAAAGAGTTCCGAAAGCAAATTCTGTTTATTAATTGatcgtttttagagttccgtggcAGAAGGATGCATCCTACTACTCTCAGacctaggcgcgtttggaattttcgtagctttagttttaagtttgcgtaattaattatctccattacatcatcatcaaaacaatcaaaaagtgtacaatggtaggATCAGAATGGGGGTGCCTGTCTCCCTGCCCTGTCTCTCCCCTACCTCACTTAATTGATATCTATTTTGAATAGGTTGGTAAAAGATTTGGCCGTAAATTCATTAGCGGTACATCTTTGTCGGTAGGATGCAGCGACGACCGAAGCCTTCCAAGCaaaatacgtaggtataggtatataagCTACATATTTTCTATTTCAGAGTGCTACATCAGTGTATATGGAATCAATGCAAATTTTGGAGCACTGTCGCAGAAGTAAAGGAGTATTGGGCGGTGTCATACTTTATAATAACAAGTAAATATATCTTTGATATGCGCATCATCATAAAATATTTGATAGTCCcagtttatttacataaatgggTGCGACATTTTATCGACCGCTTCCAACTTTTTTTGCTTGAAATCTTAGCGCATAAAacgtatttacctacctatttgctttatttttttcaactgCGCACCCTTACCATGACATTCAAAAACTGTTAAATTTGCATACATCACAAAATTGTTGATAAAAATGTTTGTacaaaaaaatctgtaaaaactaaaagtctattacgagtaggtacctatctaattaacTGAATAAcatgtcgataagttacttagcaacctTGTTACTTGCAAATACGATACAATTTTGGACACATATAATGTTGCTAACGGCCGAAATTGACAATTCCTATCTGTAATCAGTCGATAGGTTATTTAGCAACGATATTATCTGTCAAAATTCGTATGGTctcatttgaaaatttaaaacgtCGCTAAATAACATATCGACAAATTATGGATAGATTGATTacattaataagtaggtaacttaacGACGCGACGGATTATAAATATACTGATACCTAAATACGAATTTCCACTCTTTAAatctgtaggtatataatattgattttttttaaacctattttTTCAGAATAATTTCCACCCAACTACCGCCAAGTCTGACCTCGTATTTAACAGTAGTGGACCCGTACCGGATAAAATCCCCCGCCGAAAATCTGCAAACCGACACACCTCTGCCCTTGGGAGCTCAACTATTAGTAGTTTACGTAGGAAAGAAGACTTATAACACTTTGAAAAAGCAAACGGATAAGTTACAGGATTTctatcaaaatggcgaagaagtTATTGCTAGATTTAAAAAGGTAATTATTCCAACATCAACCAGTTGCCTATTATAGAATTTTTAGTATccattacattaattaattattaaaattagccAAAATTGCACTCTCCATTTCTTTAATACAAATAGattacacattaaaaaaaattgatgcacgcgtggacttaggttttaaaatcccacaggaactctttgattttctgggtatCCTTGGGTGTAATCTATTTCTGTACTAAACTTCGtcaaaaccggttcagccgtgAAAAGGGTAGGTATTATAGATACTATACAGAAAGACACACTCACATTTATAATGGACTGGATTTAGAACGAAATTACAAAACTTGTCAGTTTAATATTTATGgccaaacaaaattttaaagttGTTTTAGAGGCAATCAGGggtttatttttagaattgAGAAGTTTATTTCACCTTGCGAAAACGAACATGCCACTAAACGAAATTAATGACGATTTTATTGCAGTTACAAGAGGCGGAACGAGAAAAAGTTCGAGATCATCCCCAATCGGGGATGAAAAGAGACAAATCCCTACTCTTCACTGCCGTCCCAGAGGAAGATCATACAATGATGTCCCCGCCCAATAAAGAGGAAAATCCAGATGTACAAAGAAAACCCAGCATGCCTGACGTTGTGCCGTTCACAAACAAACCCAGACCGCGCCCAAACAAACTATCCCTCAGCTTCAAAACACAGAAATCATTGGACGAAGACGTAAAAGAAAACGAAACCGTCTTTACAGGTCAAACGAGTGTCTGTTCTACACCTATGGTCGAATACAAACGCTTGCACGGAAACATGTTATCAATATGCCAAAATCCAGACAAACCCGATAACATCGCAGACGAAACGGAAAACATAGAACCAGATGTGCTTAAAAACATCGAAAACACAACAAACGGTGTGGAAGACGAAAAAAGGGACAACAAAACAGTTTTAAACAGCAATTGTATAGGAGAGCACTTTATAAACAAACCCGAGCCAATAAGAAAGTTAGCAAGCGTAACAGACTTGCAGGAAACGTTCAGAAAATTGTCCACGAGAGCTTCGTCAAAGATGAAACTAAAACGGTCGAAAATCGACGACGAATCCGATCCTTCCCCGGAAGAAAAAACCCAAAACACGATGACAATCAACGATCCTTTATTCCCAGTATTCAGAAACGATGGAGTTGCGATATCAGAATCACTATTTAACCAATACCTCGAGCAGTATTATTCGGGTATAAAACAGAGGACGAAAGAGGAGAATATGTTTAATTTCAACCTCAAACTCTGCGAGGAAAAGTTCAAAGATTTCGATTCGGATTTGATAAAGTCCCCGCAGCGGACGCCGAAGAAAGTGGCGAAAGATTCGTCAAAAACCGTGCAAACTGATCAGTCCAGGCGAAAATCTTTATCGTTACCTCTCAAATCGTTATCAGAAAGTAGTGAAACGCAAATTGGGACGGATCCAGATGCGATAAGTTTGAAGAAGAAATTGTCTGGTGTGCAATTAACGCCTCTAATGGAGAAGTTAAGCCATTTAGCGTTTTCGGATAAATCGAGTGGATATAGTAGTAGAGTTATGACTCCTTTGGAATTGAGAGAGTTACTGACGCCCGCTTTGGATAAGCAAGTTACATTTTCGGaaaggtaaataaaaattattttaaattgacaTTGTACTGTATATTGCGATATTAAGATTAGGTATATTCGGTAATCCATCCATATAAAGATATTACGTTGATTATTCTATATCTTCAAGGCATAAATAGTGAACAAGCATCTATAGCGCGCCAAcctagaccacatcatcactttgcaTCAGGTGTGGTTATGGTCGAGTGCTTACTTatcatgaatttaaaaaaatccttgacggtttcctcacgatgttttcctcgaccgcaagtgatatttaattgcttaaaacgtacataattcGGAAAACTTAGCGCCATgtgcccaggattgaacccTGGAACCCGTTACTATGAGGCTGACGCGACATCTTAACCAGTGGCTACCGCTCTGTCAACTAAAGAGTAGTATGTCTTTACAGCAGGACGAAACAACGACATGAAGAGAGCGAAGACTCAGACGAGGATAGCGATAGTGACTTGGAAATACTGCCCACGTTCAGTGCACAAGCTGTAAAGTGTGCACTGTTCGTGAGCGGCTTGCACAATATGGCGCTGCTTGCGCTGCTGGACTTCGAGGCGGCGAACGATGCTGACACTATCAACTCACTGGTAAGTTCAACATTTGACCAAACTTTTTACTAGACTAAGGTTAATTGCATGCGTCTATACTCCGGCAAATACGCAAATGGGTTGTGAAATGAATGCAAAGGCCTTTATTTATCCAGAACTGTTTCTCACCTTTACATTTTGAACTGGATCTCGCCGACTTACAATAATTTTCTGGATACGACGTCCGCATCTAATGTTTGCAGAATGACAGACAACGTATTAGACAGAAAATTTTCTgactattatttataaattgtcTGCCAGCTGGTATTAGAATCGTGAATTTGTTACAGTGGGAGACATCCTTAAACGCACTAGGGCCAATCGAGCAGAAATGCATGGACCCAGTGACGACGCAAACAGACGCGTCCGACTACAGCTACCTGGTGCTCGACCCCGACTGGGGCACCGTGAAGAAGGGCGGGCCCTGGGCGGCGCTCGACATCGCCACCATGGGCTTCATACACAACGAGTTTGAGGAGCAACCTGACCTCACCGAGTTTATATTACGGTGAGTCTGTGTATTTTCGACGCATAAGTGGCATTAGGGCCAATCGAACAGAAATGTATGGCGCTGACTACAGCTATCTGGTGCTCTGTGAAGGAGGGCGGACGCTGGGCGGCGCTCGACATCGCCACATACACGAGTTCGATGAACAACCTGACCTCACCGAGTTTATACTGCGGTAAGTGTGTGTATACTGTCAGTCAGTGCGTCAGTGGCCGTAGATAGGGCCAATCGAGCAGAATGGGGTTAAAGTCGCTTTTTTGTCGCTCCGCCTGAGATTGCGCGTATTAAAACTCCCCTCTATGTATTTTCGGTAGGAGCGAGGACAGCGTAGTCCTAGGCACAGCGTGCGGGGGAGCGCAGATCTACTACCAGGAGAGCGGCGCGAGACAAGCCGGGCCGCCGCCTCCTTCAGACATCCTCGCCACCGCGCCGCTGCGCGCGCGTCGCCGCCTGCACCGCGACCACTCCACGCTGCTCTTGTAAACCACACGCGTGTTCACGTGGCCTGGCCTTAGGCTCAATGCACATCGAGATGGCAGCCATGCGACGTGGCCGTCAGAGCCGGCCGCGGCAAGCCCCTAAGCGCCTAATCTCCACTTGACCTACCTCGATTTAGCAAGGAAACCGGGCTTTTGGATTAAAAATGATTGTAACAAGTACCAGGAAACTAAAATCCCAAAAGTAGCCGACTCGGCACATCACTATTTCGAACTGCGGCGGGGGTGAGCAAATGGGGAGCGCGCGGCTGTCCGCGTCCGCGCGACCTTTTTAAcctacttcaaaaaaggaggattcgtcggaatctttttttcgAGTTTCTAAAGCGATACTGGTCTTTTAAGTGTgtagataaagtttaaaattatattttcactGTGCTTGCCGCACCACTGCCGGCCGCTGCCATCTAGGTATGAATTGAGCCGTGTGGACACTCAATGTACGCGGCAGCTAAAAAGCGGAGCGCGGCTAGCTGGTCGCCGCTGCCTTCAGACATCGTCGCCACCCCAACACTGCGACCATCCGCGCTGCTCTTGTAAAACCACCACGCGTGTGTTCACGTTGTTGACCTTGGGAGTTCACGCTCAATATTTATTGACGTCCACATCGCGATATTTGTGCTAGGATCTTCCAATGTACTGAGATCACACCAGAATTACCATAAATACTGAGCGTGTGACATGACCCTTAGCTATTCAGCGACGATCTACGTGAACACGCAGAACACACGTTTGTTATTGTTGCGACCGCGAACTATTTCTTATTCTGTGGTATTGTGACATCAGATATAGGCACTTATATCGctagatataggtacttatatcgtTGGATATAGATAATTACCTTGCATTTAAGACGGAACCTACAATTATTACCACTCACTTGACCCACGCGATCCATGTCGGGGTCAAACCAAAAGTTTGTCATCACAAAGTGCGTCAGGTGTTTGTTCATAGAAAATACTATTATAGtgcatatacaatatacatattttgaagACTCGATCGCCATATTTGCTGTACTGTGTGTATCTAGCAAAAGGTCCGTTCTTAGTTTTCGATATGACAGTTAACACAGAGCAAAAATATAGTGAGTGAGTTTTCAATACATTACCTACTAGTATATTACCTCTTTGACTTTTTTGTAAGCGTCAGGTTGGGTACCAACTACTTATTTTATTGACTacttattgatattattttattgacttAGGTATTTATTGATGTAACAGGCAACACTCGTTATTAAATAGGGGGACATCACCGCCTGGCTGCTGGATAAACGCGTCTTCTAGCATGCTTGAGCAGTTttagaataattaaattaacgaTAGAAAtactatttacctactatttcCATTTGGATAAAGACTACATTTAGTTATGAATGTCTTGATTGCTAAATCTGCTCAAACATGCAAACTCCGCGTAGTTTGACTACGGTCGGCGCTGATCCAGAGTTCAATAATTGCAAAACAAGCAGTTAGTCGGATCTGAAGTTGCAATATGACATTCTACGcacgtatagtacgcgacaggttgagaaggCTATTTGGGTATGTACGGGAGCTGtgctgtgtgctcgaccgtagcaatagggaaatttcccaaccgagcggtgttgtgctcggtagcgccagctgggccgacggttgtgCGTCGAAACTCCTATATATAgtccaatttggtaaacgctctgtcaatgcgattggaagttgcgtgtttctcctttgAGTTTTCGagtaagctacccgtgctgccatctaggccgtaggtcgtgtatcgagcgttgttgattgattgagtatagaagcgacatcttcttgcgaatgtggcaaccgctacaggtatgaggcggggaacGCTCCGCacaccgcacgtcacccgcattgggttagcgcgggggttgggcgggtgtgtggggcgtccccaccccggttgccatctcaacctgtcgcgtccTATACACCCAAGAACACAAGTCCCGCTGAGAAATGTTTTCGTACACTGCGCAGTTCAGTTCGTGTTCAGATTGGAGTCCAATCGTTGGACTACTCTTGTTTGCGatcactatacctacttatcgatGTGACGATTTTATTACATAGTAATGGTGCGAAGTATTCCTTACAGATTTATTTGTTTAGTTAAACTcgtagttttaatttagttttacgaccgaaatcaatctatccgtaatttTTCGATAAGTTGCTTAGCGACGTTGTCAAAAAATACcttatttttgacaaataatatCGTTGCCAAGTaacctatcgacagattacagataggattttGGTTTCATTAATTTCGGCTGTTAGTTAGTATTGTTGGTTAGACTTTCAAGTAGTTAAAAGTGGCAAGACATTTTCATTTGATTAAGATCTTGTAGAGAAAAGGAAGCCGATTAGATATTTTGTAAAGTGAAGTTAGGTGTAGTTTGTCGTTAGAAGACTAGACGTACCTACTATTGGAAGTAGACAAcccattaaataataaatttaaagacTAATCTTAGTATTAATTCTGATCGTAGTtgcaaactaaaaaaacttcTAAAACAACTTTAGTCATTGCAATCTAtcaagaattttcagaaatattctaaacttttaaagaaaattcaCGTCTAAAGCTgtccaataataattttattgtcgTCTATTAGCCATTTTCCTATTTAGTCCGTAGTAAAGTTTACAGGATCAGTACATATCTTTGAATCCatcttgaaaatttaaaatagaaaattattaaaagttagccaaaaataattatttgctGCACAAAATACTGCAGCTTGAAGCCAAAATTGCGGAGTTGAGCTTATATTGCGTTTCTAAACTTGTATCGTTTGAATTCGTCGACCGTTATTGCCAAACTTCTTTCCGCCTATAtctcaaaaattcaaaaataggtaggtataatattatttttagaaaaacattCCAATTCAGATGTTAAAGCATTGTGTTTGCTATAGACCTTCAGGGCCGATTTTTCTTCAATGTTTAGCTGATAATAAATTTGACAGTTTCTGTAAAGGTCAATATGTCACTTTTTATTCATTaactagcaacccgccccggcttcgcacgggtggacatttattttttctattttccgggataaaatatagcctatacggattcggaagaatccctctaagtaatggtaaaagaaattttgaaatcggtccagtagtttttgagcctattcaatacaaacatacaaaaatacaaaggtttcctctttataatattagtatagataaaagttTATATAAAGGTCGAATTAGCCCGCCTATTAAAGCTACTTAAATACCAGAAGTTACACCTAGAAAGTTGGAAAATTGGGTGATAGGTTTGAAGCTGCTTTGCCCGTGCTCCACAGAAAACAACCTGAAATCCTGCTGTCAAAAACTGTTGTGTCGAAAGTTGTATGGAACGCAATAAAAACTGAACTACCCACATTCAGTCCACCCATTTTTAGTACTCAACTGCTAGTTATGTAGTCTATGGTAGCGAAACGCTCATAGTAATCTCGCCATTAGTCGTAAGTTCCCGGCCACGTAGTATGTATTGCTGTTTAATCTGTGCTCAATCTTGCCATCTTGTAGCTTTATAGTATTGTTAATATAGcccgttattttttttatatttatgataGATAGCCATTGAGTCTGCAGTTTATTTTTATGGCTTAAAAACTGTTATTTTCTGCAAGGTGCATATTTACCAACCaataattttaattcagttCAAAGCCCCCTTGCAAAATtgatgtatgtatttatgtaggtCGAGATGGCCATCGGGGTATGAGGGGAGGGGGAACACCCCGTACGTCACCCGCGTTATTCCGCACGGagttagcgcgagggctgtgcgaGTGAGTGGGTCGTCCCCAACCCGATTGCCACCTCGACATGTCGCATACTATAGATTGGTAGATAGTTTatttacggccaaaattaatatcTGTAACTATCAAAATTAATCGTCTGTAACTGTCGATAAGATACTTAGCGACTtttttgacaaatgacaatgttgctaagtaacttatctacagattacagataaaTATTCATTACTAATTTCGGCCGTTAAATTATTGGCCCGTCGAATGTCAGTAGATTGTGGGGGATCAatagtttattttgaaaataaactttGCTCAGTGCtccttaaaaataaagttggtTACAATCTGCTCCCGTCCATGATTGAGGTCTGCTTCAATAGATGTGGCTGATCgactgaaattaataatcaatcctatctgtaatctgtcgataagctTTTACTTAGAaacgttatttgtcaaaaattgtatggtctttctttgacgaataacaatgttaccaagtaacttatcgacagagaTAGATTGATCGTTATTAATATTTGGCCGTTAAGCTCGTTACTTTGCTAAATTATTTGGATTAGCTTGTCGATAAATTCTCCAAAACGCCTGCATTGtatgtaatctgtcgatagctTTGCAACGGCTGGTATTCTTTTCATTAGCTGTTATgtcaaaaaatgtattttttcgaCAAATACCTAACCTAACATCCGGTTTCAATATGCAATCGTATCTCTAATCTGTCGGTATGTTATTTATCAAAACAGacaatacaatttttgacaaataacgtCGCAACGTAACGTATCTACAGATTACAAATAGATTTCATATTGAAACCTGAagtaactgactgacagatTACTGATAAATTGATGCTTTAATTTTTGCTGTTATTTACCTATAtgataatcaaaaactattgaaaaatgacgtattaaaaatgtttttaatattattttatctagtCTGTAAGTACCGCGTATTATTTGAAACATTccaattatgtattttttaatgttgtatCAATACGAAATGTTCAAAAATGTGCATATTACGAATCGCGTCCAAAACCGAAACTTTTTCCGCTTAGAATGTTTTGTTATTGTTTTATAGTCTCCGCCCCCATCGttcataaaaattcaaacaataaACAAGTAACATGCCAAAACAGAgacaagttttaaatttttatgaatatgagggtatattttattataacgcGTACAATCTGAAAATGGACTCGaccatatttgctctgtgtcaTCTCTCAGGATGAgatttaggctgagatctatagagcgcactttgcagacttaagacactgttaaaacgagacagcgttataccgctggcataaatctgtctcgttttaactgaaacttaagtctacgctctgtagatttcaacccaataaagcgcactttgactgctcagacttaagatcgagttaaaaggagacagatttatgtgagagatatacatctgtctcgttttaactctgtcttaagtctaagcaaagtcagagcgCGTTCTATAGATCCCAAACTTATGTCAAAAGTAGGGTTTACGGTAAacccgtacttttgacatgagcAATAGAGCAAATATGGAGAGTCCTTTTTCAGACTGTACGCGTTACTTATGTGCAGTACTATCTTGAAATTATGTATTATGACAAACAGTATGTGAACTATCCGTCTAAATAGCTCGATtcctatattattttcaaggaATTACTGCAGGTATTGCAAATAGCATTTAAGGAGTGCCAATGCGACACAGAAATgtggtatttatttataattttacataaataatgttaagaattttaataaaacccGATAGTGAGATTTTGTTAATTGTACGCCAGTGTAATAAATATACCCCAATAAagttaatacataaatataatatactgcCTTATTATTGATAACTAAATGAATCAAATTAAAAGTCTAAATGATATGAAATACTCAAATCCCTAAATAATACTGACCCATATTATTTTGGTTCTGTCAattaacggccgaaattaataaaatttatttgcaatctgtcgataagttacttagcaacattatTTCTGTATATATTTCtgtatttgtcaaaaaataccaTACATTGTTGActaataacaacgttgctaagtaacttatcgacagattacagataggattgatttcGGCCATAAATTATTCAAACAATATACTAATCCAAACTACCCATTGATAAAACTGAGATGCCAGCAGAATTTTCATATAAGGAATAGTAGAATAGGATATAAAATGGATAAGGAAGGACAGATAAGACTGATTGAAAGAAGAATCATTACGAcattaaaaaactattattttattattaataacaagtCGTTCACAACACAAgtctaaaactaaaatatattacgGTGAACTATAGACTACAATAATCTGACAAATAGATACATACTATGAGTTGGATAAAATGCATAAGGATCACCATAAGTGTGAGTAAAGTGTGACGTGTGCGGGGCGGAAAGAATATGATCAGGTGCGTCTTAGCGCCTCCGTCTTGCGTGCTTGAGCTTGACTTCAACTACAAACGTGAGTCGATCATATTCTTTTCAGAGCGAGAGCGTTCGCGAGAACTTCGCTTCGGCACCGACATTTTCTTTTCGGCGCCCACCGGCCCGGTCCGGGTTTCAGAAACCGCCATTTCGAAAGCGTTTCTCAATAGAACTTTTGTTAAACTTCACTGAATTTATTCAAGGAACTTCATCCTTTACTTCTTGTTTCAATaccttttcaaaaaaaacaaaatcaatattAGACTTAGTATTAGACCTTTATTAGAACTATCTTTACATCCTAGAGGCGTCGCCCGGGGGCGTTTACAAACTAACTTACAACTAGACCCTTTGTATCACTTCTATAGTACAGTTAACAAACTCGTGACTCTGGAGCGAAGAGCGCCCGTCGCCAC
This genomic stretch from Maniola jurtina chromosome 15, ilManJurt1.1, whole genome shotgun sequence harbors:
- the LOC123872403 gene encoding uncharacterized protein LOC123872403 isoform X1, producing MAKEMMIVFVYDTGCCVAEEDDPADAVLYFHPGWVSDTQRLALAGQVVGAAHCIKSLFSQPLAITLQSGKFIIREYGRYILAIGSDRNIPDWVLKNRASLLTSMIKVYHGDLQALADSMEDQKRLAEKLYQIFETYLPVLQYGCHIFQRVPMLSLPKSATSVYMESMQILEHCRRSKGVLGGVILYNNKIISTQLPPSLTSYLTVVDPYRIKSPAENLQTDTPLPLGAQLLVVYVGKKTYNTLKKQTDKLQDFYQNGEEVIARFKKLQEAEREKVRDHPQSGMKRDKSLLFTAVPEEDHTMMSPPNKEENPDVQRKPSMPDVVPFTNKPRPRPNKLSLSFKTQKSLDEDVKENETVFTGQTSVCSTPMVEYKRLHGNMLSICQNPDKPDNIADETENIEPDVLKNIENTTNGVEDEKRDNKTVLNSNCIGEHFINKPEPIRKLASVTDLQETFRKLSTRASSKMKLKRSKIDDESDPSPEEKTQNTMTINDPLFPVFRNDGVAISESLFNQYLEQYYSGIKQRTKEENMFNFNLKLCEEKFKDFDSDLIKSPQRTPKKVAKDSSKTVQTDQSRRKSLSLPLKSLSESSETQIGTDPDAISLKKKLSGVQLTPLMEKLSHLAFSDKSSGYSSRVMTPLELRELLTPALDKQVTFSESRTKQRHEESEDSDEDSDSDLEILPTFSAQAVKCALFVSGLHNMALLALLDFEAANDADTINSLWETSLNALGPIEQKCMDPVTTQTDASDYSYLVLDPDWGTVKKGGPWAALDIATMGFIHNEFEEQPDLTEFILRSEDSVVLGTACGGAQIYYQESGARQAGPPPPSDILATAPLRARRRLHRDHSTLLL
- the LOC123872403 gene encoding uncharacterized protein LOC123872403 isoform X2: MIKVYHGDLQALADSMEDQKRLAEKLYQIFETYLPVLQYGCHIFQRVPMLSLPKSATSVYMESMQILEHCRRSKGVLGGVILYNNKIISTQLPPSLTSYLTVVDPYRIKSPAENLQTDTPLPLGAQLLVVYVGKKTYNTLKKQTDKLQDFYQNGEEVIARFKKLQEAEREKVRDHPQSGMKRDKSLLFTAVPEEDHTMMSPPNKEENPDVQRKPSMPDVVPFTNKPRPRPNKLSLSFKTQKSLDEDVKENETVFTGQTSVCSTPMVEYKRLHGNMLSICQNPDKPDNIADETENIEPDVLKNIENTTNGVEDEKRDNKTVLNSNCIGEHFINKPEPIRKLASVTDLQETFRKLSTRASSKMKLKRSKIDDESDPSPEEKTQNTMTINDPLFPVFRNDGVAISESLFNQYLEQYYSGIKQRTKEENMFNFNLKLCEEKFKDFDSDLIKSPQRTPKKVAKDSSKTVQTDQSRRKSLSLPLKSLSESSETQIGTDPDAISLKKKLSGVQLTPLMEKLSHLAFSDKSSGYSSRVMTPLELRELLTPALDKQVTFSESRTKQRHEESEDSDEDSDSDLEILPTFSAQAVKCALFVSGLHNMALLALLDFEAANDADTINSLWETSLNALGPIEQKCMDPVTTQTDASDYSYLVLDPDWGTVKKGGPWAALDIATMGFIHNEFEEQPDLTEFILRSEDSVVLGTACGGAQIYYQESGARQAGPPPPSDILATAPLRARRRLHRDHSTLLL